A genomic segment from Luteibacter aegosomatis encodes:
- the cheY gene encoding chemotaxis response regulator CheY, whose translation MDKNMKILVVDDFSTMRRIVRNLLVELGFTNTLIQEAEDGNAALALLRSQPFDLVVTDWNMPNMTGIDLLRAIRADAALKAMPVLMVTAENNRDQIIAAAQSGVNGYVVKPFTAVTLKEKLDKIFERLAAAAG comes from the coding sequence TTGGACAAGAACATGAAAATCCTCGTGGTGGACGATTTCTCCACCATGCGGCGCATCGTCAGGAACCTGCTGGTGGAGCTGGGCTTCACCAACACCCTGATCCAGGAAGCCGAAGACGGCAACGCGGCGCTCGCGCTGCTTCGCTCCCAGCCGTTCGACCTCGTGGTCACCGACTGGAACATGCCCAACATGACGGGCATCGACCTGCTCCGCGCCATCCGTGCCGACGCCGCCCTGAAGGCGATGCCGGTGCTGATGGTCACCGCCGAGAACAACCGCGACCAGATCATCGCCGCCGCGCAGAGCGGCGTGAACGGCTATGTGGTCAAGCCGTTCACGGCGGTGACGCTGAAGGAAAAACTCGACAAGATTTTCGAACGTCTCGCCGCGGCGGCGGGCTGA